A DNA window from Pseudanabaena sp. FACHB-2040 contains the following coding sequences:
- the cobM gene encoding precorrin-4 C(11)-methyltransferase, whose translation MTVRFSPDSLTVPVSESPLAPAVYIVGAGPGDPELLTLKAYRLLSRADVILYANSLVPEQVLSWIRPEAERIGTANKTLEDILPLMVERVRAGQSVVRLQSGDPSLYSAIHEQMQALAEAEIPFEVVPGISAYQAAAAKLNVELTVPGLVQSIILTRISGRTQVPESEDLASLAAHKTSLCLYLSARHVEESQAKLLLHYPPDTPVAICFRLGWPDEQIWLVPLSEMAEVTQRENLIRTTLYVVSPALAGGKVRSQLYNPSHTHLFRPRSAT comes from the coding sequence ATGACCGTAAGGTTTTCTCCTGATTCTCTGACTGTGCCTGTTTCAGAGAGTCCTCTAGCGCCAGCAGTCTATATCGTTGGGGCTGGGCCTGGGGATCCTGAGCTGCTAACTCTCAAGGCCTACCGTCTCCTGAGTCGGGCAGATGTGATTCTTTATGCAAACTCTCTGGTGCCGGAGCAGGTTTTGAGCTGGATTCGGCCTGAGGCCGAGCGCATTGGCACCGCCAATAAAACGCTGGAAGACATTTTGCCGTTGATGGTAGAGCGAGTGCGGGCTGGGCAGTCAGTGGTGCGCCTGCAGTCAGGTGACCCGAGTCTTTACAGCGCGATTCATGAACAGATGCAGGCGCTAGCCGAGGCCGAAATTCCCTTCGAGGTGGTGCCCGGCATCAGTGCTTACCAGGCAGCAGCGGCCAAGCTCAACGTAGAGCTGACCGTGCCTGGTCTGGTGCAGTCGATCATCCTTACCCGCATCAGTGGCCGCACTCAGGTTCCTGAGAGCGAAGATCTAGCCTCTCTAGCAGCTCATAAAACAAGCCTCTGCCTGTACCTCAGTGCCCGCCATGTAGAGGAGTCGCAGGCAAAACTGCTGCTGCACTACCCGCCCGACACGCCTGTGGCCATTTGCTTTCGTCTGGGCTGGCCGGATGAGCAGATCTGGCTGGTGCCGCTCTCAGAAATGGCTGAGGTAACCCAGCGGGAGAACCTAATTCGCACGACTTTATATGTAGTAAGTCCGGCTCTGGCAGGGGGAAAAGTTCGCTCTCAACTCTACAACCCTAGCCACACTCACCTGTTCCGGCCCCGTTCTGCTACCTAA
- a CDS encoding pentapeptide repeat-containing protein, which produces MLRQGVTAWNHWRDAAIGTNDTPVSNPKIDLREASLDHIQLPQIDLRAADCCMADLRHADLKGANLREALLYTADLSGVNLSQAILTGADLREAQLQQAQLDGTVLDAATLVMANLEQASLREAHLCGADLREACLRQVDGCMAVLQNAHLNQADMRGIVLYTADLNQANLKQAQLYQADLREANFNRANLQDADLREANLSAASFCVANLVGVSLHKANLENTVLSLANLCMANMSQTQLSHAVLIGAILISANLYEADARQANLSEGDLREASLNKANLSGANLQRCNLQRANLQEANLEGANLQQANLQQANLWNANLQGANLTGAIMPNGKIHD; this is translated from the coding sequence GTGCTACGCCAGGGTGTGACTGCCTGGAACCATTGGCGAGACGCGGCCATTGGCACTAACGATACGCCCGTCTCAAACCCCAAGATTGACCTGCGAGAAGCCAGCCTAGATCACATCCAGCTGCCTCAGATTGACCTAAGGGCAGCAGATTGCTGCATGGCCGACCTGCGCCATGCTGATCTTAAAGGGGCCAATCTGCGGGAAGCTCTGCTCTATACAGCTGATCTAAGCGGTGTAAATCTGAGTCAAGCCATCCTGACTGGGGCCGATCTCCGCGAAGCCCAACTGCAGCAGGCCCAGTTAGATGGAACAGTTTTGGACGCAGCCACCCTGGTGATGGCCAACCTAGAGCAGGCCAGCCTGCGGGAGGCCCATCTATGCGGTGCCGACCTGAGAGAAGCCTGCTTGCGCCAGGTAGACGGCTGCATGGCTGTTCTGCAGAATGCTCACCTCAATCAGGCTGATATGCGAGGCATTGTGCTCTATACCGCTGATCTCAATCAGGCCAACCTCAAACAGGCACAGCTCTATCAAGCCGACTTGCGGGAGGCCAACTTTAACCGAGCCAATCTACAAGACGCTGACCTGCGAGAAGCAAACCTGAGCGCCGCTTCATTCTGCGTGGCTAACCTGGTAGGTGTATCTCTCCATAAAGCCAACCTAGAAAATACAGTCCTCAGTTTGGCTAATTTGTGCATGGCTAATATGAGCCAAACCCAACTTAGTCATGCTGTTTTGATCGGGGCAATTTTGATCAGTGCCAACCTCTACGAGGCCGATGCACGACAGGCCAACCTGTCAGAAGGCGACCTGCGAGAGGCGAGCCTGAACAAAGCCAATTTATCCGGCGCAAATCTACAGCGGTGCAACCTGCAGCGGGCCAACCTGCAAGAGGCGAATCTAGAGGGCGCGAATTTGCAGCAGGCCAACCTACAACAGGCAAATCTGTGGAATGCCAACCTTCAGGGAGCCAACCTCACAGGAGCCATCATGCCCAACGGCAAGATTCATGACTAG
- a CDS encoding secondary thiamine-phosphate synthase enzyme YjbQ, translated as MTPTNTRSANAAPATPQHHQKILKIQTQGKSLGRFTNKVQEVVSESGVQTGLCTVFIRHTSASLIIQENADPDVLKDLENFLSRLVPEDNSYIHSTEGPDDMPAHIRSVLTHTSESIPVVDGRLALGTWQGLYLWEHRARGSAREVVVHVTGY; from the coding sequence ATGACCCCTACCAACACCCGTAGCGCCAACGCTGCCCCGGCAACTCCACAGCACCACCAGAAGATTTTGAAGATTCAGACGCAGGGCAAATCGCTGGGCCGCTTTACCAACAAGGTGCAGGAGGTGGTGAGTGAGTCGGGCGTTCAAACGGGGCTGTGTACGGTCTTTATCCGCCACACCTCTGCCAGCCTAATCATTCAGGAGAATGCTGATCCGGATGTTTTGAAAGACCTGGAGAATTTTCTGTCTCGACTGGTGCCTGAAGACAATTCATACATTCACAGCACGGAAGGCCCCGACGACATGCCAGCCCACATCCGCTCGGTACTCACCCACACTTCAGAAAGTATTCCCGTAGTGGACGGCAGGCTAGCTCTTGGTACCTGGCAAGGGCTTTATCTCTGGGAACACAGGGCGCGTGGATCGGCCAGAGAAGTCGTTGTCCACGTGACTGGTTATTAG
- a CDS encoding potassium channel protein, producing MQSSLRRITTGVVTFLLTVLTAVTGYVLAGWDLIDAVYMVVITVFGVGYGEVRALTTPELKAFTMLVIVAGFFSLTYIVSGVVQLITEGEIHRALNIQRMTQEIAHLEKHVIICGYGRIGQMVARRLADERQPFVVIDNNSERLEQAREQGYLVYQGNATDEQVLCDVQISRARSLATVLPDDAANVFITLTARELSPTLMILARGEMPSTERKLRLAGANHVVLPATISALRIAHMIIHPAAVDFLSQTDGHHSLNEMLAELDIQLSELIVQPDSSLIGGTVGDIEVRGKGTFITVALRRANGEVLIHPSRDSYLAQGDTIILMGHQGDMPQFMQRHLIKSKMRYRGARHL from the coding sequence ATGCAATCTTCCCTTAGGCGAATCACTACGGGCGTCGTCACTTTTCTGCTGACGGTTCTCACTGCTGTTACAGGCTATGTCCTTGCCGGTTGGGATCTAATTGACGCAGTCTATATGGTGGTCATCACCGTGTTTGGGGTGGGCTATGGCGAGGTGCGTGCCCTGACCACCCCCGAACTTAAAGCCTTCACCATGCTAGTGATAGTCGCTGGGTTCTTCTCTCTGACTTACATTGTCTCTGGTGTGGTGCAGCTGATCACCGAGGGAGAGATTCATCGAGCACTTAACATTCAGCGCATGACCCAAGAAATTGCCCATCTAGAAAAGCACGTCATTATCTGTGGCTATGGCCGCATTGGGCAGATGGTGGCCCGACGGCTGGCCGATGAGCGCCAACCCTTCGTCGTGATCGACAACAATAGCGAGCGGCTAGAGCAGGCTCGGGAGCAGGGCTATTTGGTGTACCAGGGCAACGCCACCGACGAGCAGGTGCTCTGCGATGTGCAAATCAGTCGCGCCCGGTCCCTGGCCACAGTGTTGCCTGATGATGCAGCCAATGTCTTCATTACCCTCACCGCCCGCGAACTCAGCCCTACCCTGATGATTCTGGCGCGCGGGGAAATGCCCTCAACCGAGCGCAAGCTTCGGCTAGCTGGGGCCAATCACGTTGTGCTGCCCGCCACCATCAGCGCCCTGCGAATAGCCCACATGATTATCCATCCGGCTGCCGTCGATTTTCTCTCCCAAACCGACGGCCACCACAGCCTCAACGAAATGCTGGCCGAACTCGACATTCAGCTCAGCGAGCTAATCGTGCAGCCCGACTCCTCTTTAATCGGCGGCACCGTGGGTGACATTGAAGTGCGGGGCAAAGGCACGTTTATCACTGTGGCACTGCGTCGGGCCAATGGCGAAGTGCTGATTCACCCCAGCCGCGACAGCTATCTGGCCCAGGGTGACACGATTATCCTGATGGGTCACCAAGGCGATATGCCTCAGTTCATGCAGCGCCACCTGATAAAAAGCAAAATGCGCTATCGCGGAGCCCGACATCTGTAA
- a CDS encoding M3 family metallopeptidase, whose protein sequence is MTAIASPNPLLIGKGLPPFEAIKPEHIVPGMTQLIEELEQALTDLEANVQPTWAGLVEPLTKIEERLRWSWGIIGHLMGVKNSPELREAYEAVQPPLVQLASRMGQSKPVYEAFKQIRGGADWPSLDLAQQRIVESAIREAELSGVGLEGAAKERFNEIQQELAELSTKFSNNVLDATKAFSLTLTTPEEVAGLPPSLLALSAQAAREAGETDATAEAGPWRITLDHPSFGPFLQHSRRRDLREQIYRAFITRASQGELDNTPNIEQILALRQEMSQLLGYPTYAELSIARKMAPSVEAIEQLMEELRSASYDAAVSELDTLKTFAQEKGAAEANDLKQWDMSFWSERMREEKYGLNDEELRPYFPLPQVLGGLFSLAQRLFSITITPADGEAPVWHPDVRYFRVANEAGDSIAHFYLDPYSRPAEKRGGAWMDECVNRGKLGNSVRLPVAYLVCNQAPPVDGKPSLMTFRDVETLFHEFGHGLQHMLTTVDYPGASGINNVEWDAVELPSQFMENWCYHRDTLLQLARHYETGEPLPEDLYQKIVAARAFMTGSAILRQVNFGWLDIELHYRYQPGGAETIQSVRDRISAKTTVLKPLPEDAFLCAFGHIFAGGYAAGYYSYFWAEVLSADAFSAFEEVGLENDSAIAETGRKFRDTVLSLGGSRHPMEVFKSFRGREPSTEALLRHRGLVTAA, encoded by the coding sequence ATGACTGCGATCGCATCCCCAAATCCTCTCCTGATTGGGAAAGGTTTGCCCCCCTTCGAAGCTATCAAGCCGGAGCACATTGTCCCTGGCATGACGCAGCTGATTGAGGAGCTGGAGCAGGCATTGACTGATCTAGAAGCAAACGTTCAGCCAACCTGGGCCGGGCTGGTTGAACCCCTAACCAAGATTGAAGAACGCCTGCGCTGGAGCTGGGGCATTATCGGCCATCTCATGGGCGTGAAAAACAGCCCAGAACTGCGGGAGGCCTACGAAGCAGTGCAGCCGCCTCTGGTGCAGCTTGCCAGCCGCATGGGACAGAGCAAGCCGGTTTACGAAGCATTTAAGCAAATTCGCGGCGGGGCTGACTGGCCCAGTTTGGATCTAGCCCAGCAGCGGATCGTGGAGTCGGCCATCCGGGAGGCTGAGCTGTCGGGGGTAGGGCTAGAGGGCGCTGCGAAGGAGCGCTTCAATGAAATTCAGCAAGAACTGGCAGAGCTATCCACCAAGTTCTCGAACAACGTTTTGGATGCGACCAAAGCCTTTAGCCTCACGTTGACCACACCTGAAGAGGTGGCGGGGCTGCCCCCCAGTCTGCTAGCCCTCTCGGCCCAGGCCGCTCGCGAAGCAGGGGAAACCGACGCTACTGCCGAAGCAGGACCGTGGCGAATCACGCTAGATCACCCTAGCTTTGGACCTTTCCTGCAGCACAGCCGCCGCCGGGATCTGCGGGAGCAGATCTACCGAGCTTTTATCACCCGGGCCTCTCAGGGTGAACTCGACAACACACCTAACATCGAGCAGATTCTGGCGCTACGCCAGGAAATGTCTCAGCTATTGGGCTACCCCACCTACGCTGAGTTGAGCATCGCCCGCAAGATGGCTCCCTCAGTAGAAGCCATTGAGCAGCTGATGGAAGAGCTGCGAAGTGCCAGCTACGATGCTGCCGTCTCGGAACTAGACACGCTCAAGACCTTTGCCCAAGAGAAAGGGGCAGCAGAGGCAAATGATCTCAAGCAGTGGGACATGTCTTTCTGGTCTGAGCGAATGCGGGAAGAAAAGTATGGCCTTAATGATGAGGAACTGCGGCCCTACTTCCCGCTGCCTCAGGTGCTCGGTGGCTTGTTCTCGTTGGCTCAGCGGCTCTTTAGCATTACCATTACTCCGGCAGACGGTGAAGCGCCTGTCTGGCATCCTGACGTGCGCTACTTCCGGGTTGCTAACGAAGCGGGAGATTCGATTGCTCACTTCTACCTTGATCCCTACAGCCGTCCCGCTGAAAAACGGGGCGGGGCCTGGATGGATGAGTGTGTGAACCGGGGCAAACTGGGCAATTCAGTGCGCCTGCCAGTCGCTTACCTGGTGTGCAACCAGGCTCCTCCTGTCGATGGCAAACCCAGCCTGATGACCTTCCGCGATGTAGAAACCCTGTTCCACGAGTTTGGTCACGGCCTGCAGCACATGCTGACGACAGTGGACTATCCCGGTGCTTCGGGTATCAACAATGTTGAGTGGGATGCGGTAGAGCTGCCCAGCCAATTCATGGAAAACTGGTGCTACCACCGCGACACACTGCTGCAGCTAGCGCGGCACTACGAGACTGGCGAACCCTTGCCCGAAGACCTGTATCAAAAGATCGTGGCAGCCCGCGCCTTCATGACCGGCAGCGCCATTTTGCGGCAGGTTAACTTTGGCTGGCTTGATATTGAGCTGCACTACCGCTATCAGCCGGGAGGCGCTGAGACGATTCAGTCGGTGCGCGATCGCATCTCTGCTAAGACTACGGTCCTCAAGCCCCTGCCCGAAGACGCCTTTCTCTGCGCCTTTGGCCACATTTTCGCGGGAGGCTATGCGGCAGGCTACTACAGCTACTTCTGGGCCGAAGTGCTCAGTGCCGATGCTTTCTCTGCCTTTGAAGAGGTGGGTCTGGAGAATGATAGTGCGATCGCAGAAACTGGGCGCAAGTTCCGCGATACGGTGCTGTCGCTAGGCGGCAGTCGCCATCCGATGGAAGTCTTCAAATCCTTCCGGGGTCGTGAACCTAGCACCGAAGCCTTGCTGCGCCATCGGGGTCTAGTAACAGCAGCTTAG
- a CDS encoding Crp/Fnr family transcriptional regulator, translating to MSNPEKREIFHNYLLDSLPLRDYKLLWPKLEEVELPHAAILHGIREPITEVYFPTAGLLSWVNVTPLGEEIEMGVTGNEGMAGIPLFLNEGGAPWQVQVQIKGQALRLEADTFLEILNQSATLQKRVAAFTYLKIVQLSQSVLCNRFHRVEERLCRWLLAAQDCTETSELLLTRDVLAQMIGSGRPTVSLVTGELQSAGLISATRGKITILDRKGLEATACDCYRLVKQEFNHYINERLRS from the coding sequence ATGTCTAACCCAGAAAAACGTGAAATTTTCCACAATTACCTTCTAGATTCGCTCCCATTGCGGGACTATAAGCTTCTTTGGCCCAAATTAGAGGAAGTTGAGCTGCCGCATGCAGCCATTCTTCACGGCATTAGAGAACCCATCACAGAGGTTTACTTTCCAACAGCGGGCCTGTTGTCTTGGGTCAACGTAACACCCTTGGGAGAGGAGATTGAAATGGGCGTGACGGGGAATGAGGGGATGGCTGGAATTCCGCTGTTCCTCAATGAGGGAGGTGCACCTTGGCAAGTGCAGGTGCAGATTAAGGGCCAGGCCTTGAGGTTGGAGGCTGACACGTTTCTTGAAATTTTAAACCAATCTGCCACGCTGCAAAAACGCGTGGCTGCTTTTACTTATCTCAAAATCGTGCAGCTGTCGCAGTCAGTCCTCTGCAACCGCTTTCACCGGGTAGAAGAAAGGCTGTGCCGCTGGCTGTTGGCAGCCCAAGACTGCACAGAGACCTCAGAGCTGTTGCTAACCCGAGACGTCTTAGCCCAGATGATCGGCTCGGGCCGCCCAACGGTTAGTTTGGTGACAGGAGAGCTGCAGTCAGCCGGGCTCATCAGCGCTACTCGCGGCAAAATCACGATTCTTGACCGAAAAGGGCTAGAGGCTACAGCCTGTGACTGCTATCGGTTGGTTAAGCAGGAATTTAATCATTACATCAATGAAAGGCTGCGTAGCTAA
- a CDS encoding Lin0512 family protein, with the protein MTKKRFIIEMGMGIDQHGQSPTVAAARAVRNAIANNALLGIWEVAGLSHPNEMIVDVQVAVPYPEQVQQEEVLAVLPFGQKTLTLEPGGMVVAGRAIPELEDKNDDMYIAVAAVTVSIEAD; encoded by the coding sequence TTGACCAAAAAACGCTTCATCATCGAAATGGGTATGGGGATTGACCAGCACGGTCAATCCCCGACAGTGGCAGCGGCGCGGGCGGTGCGCAATGCGATCGCAAACAATGCCCTACTAGGAATTTGGGAGGTAGCTGGACTGAGCCACCCTAATGAAATGATTGTGGATGTGCAGGTGGCAGTCCCCTACCCCGAACAGGTGCAGCAGGAGGAGGTGCTAGCGGTGCTGCCCTTCGGGCAAAAAACGCTGACGCTGGAGCCGGGCGGCATGGTGGTAGCCGGGCGGGCGATCCCTGAGCTGGAAGATAAGAACGACGATATGTATATTGCTGTGGCTGCCGTGACGGTTTCAATTGAAGCCGATTGA
- the era gene encoding GTPase Era — protein MADELNVIGFDAIPTPPEGFRSGFVGIVGRPNVGKSTLMNALIGQKIAITSPVAQTTRNRLRGILSTPQAQIIFVDTPGIHKPQHELGKILVQNARVAIASVDLTLLVVDGSVTAGRGDEFIVELLRHNRANVVLGINKTDQQSEQAEALNQSYEVLAAEQGWPLFKFSALTGEGLEPLLQGLIERLEPGPYYYPPDLVTDQPERFIMGELIREQILLHTRQEVPHSVAISIDRVEEDKTITRILSTVHVERDSQKGILIGKQGSMMKTIGAAAREQIQKLIMGKVYLEVFVKVVPKWRQSRNQLNDFGYRIEE, from the coding sequence ATGGCTGACGAACTTAACGTCATCGGATTTGACGCTATCCCCACTCCACCGGAAGGGTTTCGCTCGGGCTTTGTGGGCATTGTGGGGCGGCCCAATGTGGGCAAATCGACGCTGATGAATGCGCTGATCGGCCAGAAAATTGCCATTACTTCGCCTGTCGCCCAGACCACTCGCAACCGGTTGCGGGGCATTCTCTCGACGCCTCAAGCGCAGATTATTTTTGTTGATACGCCGGGCATTCACAAGCCGCAGCATGAGCTGGGCAAAATTTTGGTGCAAAATGCGCGGGTTGCGATCGCATCTGTCGATCTCACCCTCCTCGTTGTCGATGGTTCCGTCACCGCTGGACGAGGCGACGAGTTTATTGTCGAATTGCTGAGGCACAATCGAGCCAACGTCGTCTTAGGCATCAACAAGACCGATCAGCAGTCAGAGCAGGCCGAGGCGCTTAACCAGAGCTATGAGGTTTTGGCCGCAGAGCAGGGCTGGCCCCTGTTTAAGTTCTCGGCACTCACTGGAGAAGGGCTGGAGCCGCTTCTTCAGGGTTTGATTGAGCGGCTTGAGCCAGGTCCCTACTACTACCCACCTGATCTAGTCACCGATCAGCCCGAGCGCTTTATTATGGGTGAGCTGATTCGAGAGCAGATCTTGCTGCACACCCGGCAAGAGGTACCCCACTCCGTTGCCATTTCCATTGATCGGGTAGAAGAAGATAAGACCATCACCCGCATTCTCTCCACGGTTCACGTCGAGCGCGATTCCCAAAAAGGGATTTTGATCGGCAAGCAGGGCAGCATGATGAAGACCATTGGGGCCGCTGCCCGAGAGCAGATTCAAAAGCTGATCATGGGCAAGGTTTATCTAGAAGTCTTTGTCAAAGTCGTGCCCAAATGGCGGCAGTCTCGCAATCAGCTAAACGACTTCGGCTATCGGATTGAAGAGTGA